The genomic region TTCAATTGATTGAATAACAACCCCACTTTTTGTTGCCATCACTACCGCCACCTAAGATAACTCCTAATTTAGGTGAAGGGCGCTTATTTAGCCACTTTACCAATGCCGAGGGAGTTACAGGAATTACAGGGATTGTCGGTGATAGTCTTGATATAGGACAACAAGTCATCGTCAGCGAACTTCGATTTGAACAAGGAGAGAATAATTATCTAGCATGGGAATCCGGTAGTATATTCGTTACAGAATTAGGTGTCGATGCCACTGAACGTCAACTCAATGACATTGGTATATTTGGAGATAAACAAAATTGGGCGATTCAGTTTTCAGAAGAGACAGCATTAGTGTCAAATGGAATCAGAGTCACAGGTGTAATGTCATCTCGAAGTATCTTTTGTATTCCTGGTAACACTCTACTCAGAGGCACATTTTTAGTAACGAGGATTCGATAATGACCCATTCAAATCTTAATTCAGTTCTAGAAGATCTTGGGACGACCCAGATTGAAAAACAAGTTCCGGCGTTAGAACAAGCTGTAGACATCGTTGATTCTATTGCTATCCAAGCCGTTGCTGCTTTAAGAACAAGTCCAAATCGCTTTCTGGTTGCCGAACGCCTTAAACGTTTCGGTTCCGTGATTGTGCCGCATCTAGAGAAACTATTCCAGGAATCGGATGATTCAGAAACTCAAATTCTGGCAGCGCTTGTGCTACTGCAATTTAACTCACGGGTAGGAGTACCTTGTCTGTTAGATGCCGTAACTCAGGATAAATACTATGCTGGTTTAGTTGCTGAACATTTAGCAAAACTAGGCATTAAGGAAGCGAATGAACCAATTCTCAATCGTCTCAGAACGTGCCATCTCAAAGAAGTGGATTTAGTGGTTAATCTTCTAGATGCCTTAGCCAAACTCGGTGGTATCTTACCCTCCGACTTGCAGCAACGGTTATCTGCGGCTGATGTGCCTTGGCAAATTCGTACAGTGTACCAAAATAATTTGGCTACTCTCCCGAATCCTGAATCTCCAGATTTAAATGATTATCCGAAAGATAAGTTAACCTTGACCTTCAAGGCTTATTAATCAATCATTTTGGCTTCAATCTCAGAGTTTGTAGTCAGGGAACCTTAGCCTGATAATCGTATTTTATCCAGGGATAAACCTGACAATTCAATCGGGCGCACGTCGGTCATTGGTGTCAACTTAAGGTAGAAAACCAATACTGGCGAGATTTTAAGCTGTGTCTATCTAATCCTTGACATTTTCCCCCTCATCCCCTAACCCCTTCTCCCACCGTGGGGAGAAGGGGAACCCTCTCCCCCAGCCCCTCTCCCGTGCAAAAAAAGCAAAGCATCCTCTGTCATTCCCCCTAAACCTATGACGAAAACCCTAACAATTACTGAAGTCGTTACTTCGCTCAACGAAGCCGAATCGCGGTTTAATATTCGCCGAAATGATAATCTTGACTTCTTTTCAGAATGGCAAGACAATCTTCCTGAACTCACCCAATCCGAACGGGAAACCCTCGACCGGATTAAAACGAGTTACCTCTACAATAGTGCTGATGGCTCAATGACCGAAGCGACGGTGAATTTACTCCTCGTTTCTCCACTGTTGTACTTAGCTGGTTTTTGTGACCCGCCCTATAAACTTAAAGGAGAAAAATCAGTCGAGTTTACGGTTGAAGAACGAGATGAAACCTATCGCGGACGCATTGACGCTCTCGTGTTAAAAAATAAATTTTGGCTAACCTTAATTGAATCAAAACAAACTAAATTTTCCTTTTCAGTCGCCATTCCCCAAGCCCTCGCCTACATGATGGCTAATCCTCATCCCACACAACCGTCCTTTGGCTTAGTCACTAATGGGGATAACTTTCTTTTCCTTAAATTAATTCAAGAACCTGTCGGTTACTATGATTTGTCCACTGACTTTTCCATCTTTGCCCGTCCGCATAATGAACTATACAACGTTCTGCAAATTATGAAACGAATTGGCACGTTAATTACATGAACAGGTTCGTAGTAAGGGAACCTTAGCCCTCTCATCGTGTCATACCCAGGAATAAATTTGACAGGTTCGTAGTAAAGGAACCTTAGCCTTATCATCGTATTTTATCCAGGAATAAACCTGACAATTCAATCGGGCGCACGTCGGTGCGCCCCTACGGTTTCTGGGTGTAATTCTCATCCTCTAAATAGTTAAACGCAACGGATAATCTCAGCCGCAATATCTGGTAACGGAATCACCCTATCCGCTAACCCCGAATTTGCCACCATTCCTGGCATTCCCCAAACAACACTGGTGGCTTCATCCTGCACCCAAACCTGACCCCCAACTTGGCGAATACATTCACAGCCTAAACGTCCATCTTGCCCCATTCCGGTTAAGATAATGGCTAAGGTATTTGCCCCATACAGTTTAGCCACAGAACGAAATAGCACATCAACAGCCGGACGACAGGAGTTTTCTGGCGCGTCTTGATGGGTGCGAAGATGCACACCTGTACCATTTCTCTCGATAATCAGATGATAGTCTCCTGGTGCTATCCACGCTAACCCGGGCTCTAATTGACCCAACGTATAACCCTCAGCCACTTTAATTTGGCATTTTTGCGCTAATCGTTCAGCTAAACGGGTGGTAAATACAGGCGGCATGTGCTGTACGATCACAATCGGTATGGGAAAATTAGCGGGAAACTGGGGTAAAATTGCCTCGAGTGCTTTGGGTCCTCCAGTCGATACGCCGATCGCTAAAATTTTAATCTGAGACTTTACATCAGAGACTGTAACCGTTTGATGCTTTAGAGATGTCCCTGGAAATGGTTCTACACCAGCTTTAACCGGAGTCGAGGGCGAATTGGCACAAAATGCCTTAATTTTGGGAATCAGGTGTTCCTGAATATGTTCGAGGGCTTCCTGTTTACTTTTGGTTTGTGGCTTGGTGACATAATCCGTCGCCCCCAGAGACAGTGCATCCAACGTAGCCGCCGCCCCGCGTTCGGTCAGTATACTATACATAATCACAGGTAATTGATGATCCTGCTGGCGAATTGCGGCTAATGTTTCCAAGCCATCCATTTCTGGCATGGCAACATCTAATATCACCACATCTGGCTTTACTTGAG from Coleofasciculus chthonoplastes PCC 7420 harbors:
- a CDS encoding type I restriction endonuclease, which produces MTKTLTITEVVTSLNEAESRFNIRRNDNLDFFSEWQDNLPELTQSERETLDRIKTSYLYNSADGSMTEATVNLLLVSPLLYLAGFCDPPYKLKGEKSVEFTVEERDETYRGRIDALVLKNKFWLTLIESKQTKFSFSVAIPQALAYMMANPHPTQPSFGLVTNGDNFLFLKLIQEPVGYYDLSTDFSIFARPHNELYNVLQIMKRIGTLIT
- a CDS encoding protein-glutamate methylesterase/protein-glutamine glutaminase, producing the protein MTINILVVDDSVLARRMISNVLEADPALCVIGVAANGKIALAKLAQVKPDVVILDVAMPEMDGLETLAAIRQQDHQLPVIMYSILTERGAAATLDALSLGATDYVTKPQTKSKQEALEHIQEHLIPKIKAFCANSPSTPVKAGVEPFPGTSLKHQTVTVSDVKSQIKILAIGVSTGGPKALEAILPQFPANFPIPIVIVQHMPPVFTTRLAERLAQKCQIKVAEGYTLGQLEPGLAWIAPGDYHLIIERNGTGVHLRTHQDAPENSCRPAVDVLFRSVAKLYGANTLAIILTGMGQDGRLGCECIRQVGGQVWVQDEATSVVWGMPGMVANSGLADRVIPLPDIAAEIIRCV